In Synechococcus sp. Nb3U1, one DNA window encodes the following:
- a CDS encoding TOBE domain-containing protein, which yields MQISTRNIFKGTVKSVTVGMVSAEIVLEIAPGLEVTAIISKPSAERLGIEVGKEAYAAIKASDVIIAVE from the coding sequence ATGCAAATAAGCACCCGAAATATATTTAAGGGGACTGTAAAAAGTGTGACTGTGGGCATGGTGAGTGCTGAAATTGTTCTGGAGATTGCACCGGGACTAGAGGTTACAGCTATTATTTCTAAGCCATCCGCCGAACGCTTAGGTATAGAAGTTGGCAAAGAAGCCTATGCCGCCATCAAAGCCTCTGATGTGATCATCGCTGTGGAGTAA
- the modA gene encoding molybdate ABC transporter substrate-binding protein, with the protein MKRRAALLLAGILAVVAPILGLDPVLAQSQSILVGAAVSLQPALTEIDALFRAAHPDIKVEYNFANSGSIQQQVEQGAPVDVVFFAAASFMNSLEDGNLLVKGSRQDILTNCMALIVPADSDSTLEDFAGLTAVEIQILSIGDLQAMPAGRYAEEILTEVGVFEELRPKMVFASTVREILTAVEQGNADAGILFTSDAQLSDQVRVVATADPVTPIVYPAALVRDTPAARAYLEFLTTEEAEAVFLEYGFIRL; encoded by the coding sequence ATGAAACGAAGAGCTGCGCTATTGCTTGCCGGGATCCTGGCCGTTGTGGCCCCTATCCTTGGCTTGGATCCCGTCTTAGCCCAATCCCAATCCATTTTGGTGGGTGCTGCGGTCAGCCTGCAGCCAGCTCTAACCGAGATTGACGCGCTGTTTAGGGCTGCTCATCCCGACATCAAGGTTGAGTACAACTTCGCCAATTCCGGCTCTATCCAACAACAGGTGGAGCAGGGGGCACCTGTGGATGTGGTGTTTTTTGCAGCCGCTTCCTTTATGAACTCACTTGAGGATGGCAACTTGTTGGTGAAGGGATCCCGGCAGGATATTCTCACTAACTGCATGGCCTTAATTGTGCCCGCCGATTCTGACAGTACCCTTGAGGATTTTGCCGGGCTGACAGCAGTCGAGATCCAGATTCTCTCTATCGGAGATTTACAGGCGATGCCCGCCGGACGGTATGCCGAAGAAATCCTCACCGAAGTGGGGGTGTTTGAGGAGCTGCGACCCAAGATGGTCTTTGCCAGTACGGTACGGGAAATCCTGACTGCCGTGGAGCAGGGCAACGCCGATGCCGGGATCCTGTTTACATCCGATGCGCAATTGTCGGATCAGGTGCGGGTGGTGGCCACAGCAGATCCGGTGACACCGATCGTCTATCCGGCAGCTTTGGTGCGCGATACTCCCGCCGCTCGGGCCTATCTGGAGTTTTTGACCACAGAGGAGGCTGAGGCGGTGTTCCTGGAGTATGGTTTTATCCGCCTGTGA
- the modB gene encoding molybdate ABC transporter permease subunit, with product MSDYDLSPLWISLRIAGLATGITFVLGTLAAYGMLHYRGRWRSLIEAVLLAPLVLPSTVVGFALLLLLGRRTILGQLLASLDLSVIFAWYAGVITAVVVALPLMYRTALGSFQQIDPTLLAAARTLGASRARVFGRVLLPLAWPGILAGVTLSFARALGEFGATLMLAGNIPGRTQTLSMAIFFAVQAGDMRGAAVGSALILMLSLGVVTGVNLWFQRQPLQRNPSRRFSLRVVAEPSTPARRDPDSLAPCLWVDIHKRLPHFELRAHLTSQGQPLGLLGASGSGKSLLLRCIAGIETPDAGRILLNNRVLFDADRGIRLPSAQRRVGVIFQNYALFPHLTVGQNIAFGIPAGLSEADKQERIQTQLKSIQLKGWENRYPSQLSGGQQQRVALARALASDPEILLLDEPFSALDTHLRSHLEHQMSDLLANYKGVTILVTHNMEEAFRLCGELAVLEQGQIVAQADKRRLFEAPPCLSVAQLTGCKNISSARPLGPQRMAALDWGCELQVPGSSSGAHIAIRAHHLALKRDGSLPNTFPAWLVKWSEIPHRFTLFFKLNSPPSHSQDYHLQAEVLREHWQEMQTWGSPWWLQLDPQKLIVF from the coding sequence ATGAGTGACTACGATTTGTCCCCATTGTGGATCTCGCTGCGGATTGCCGGGCTGGCCACGGGTATCACCTTTGTGTTGGGGACGCTGGCGGCCTATGGGATGCTGCACTACCGGGGTCGCTGGCGCTCTCTGATTGAGGCGGTCTTGCTTGCTCCGCTGGTGCTGCCGTCGACGGTGGTGGGGTTTGCGTTGCTGCTGCTGCTTGGGCGGCGAACGATCTTGGGGCAACTCTTGGCTTCGCTGGATCTGTCGGTGATCTTCGCCTGGTATGCCGGGGTGATCACGGCGGTGGTGGTGGCCCTGCCCTTGATGTACCGCACGGCCTTGGGATCCTTCCAGCAGATCGACCCGACGCTCTTGGCGGCAGCCCGTACCCTGGGGGCAAGCAGGGCCAGGGTTTTTGGGCGGGTGTTGCTCCCTTTGGCCTGGCCGGGGATCCTGGCCGGGGTCACCCTCAGTTTTGCCCGGGCACTGGGGGAGTTTGGGGCCACTTTGATGCTGGCAGGCAACATTCCGGGCCGCACGCAAACCCTGTCCATGGCGATCTTCTTCGCGGTGCAGGCGGGGGATATGCGGGGGGCAGCGGTCGGCTCGGCTCTGATCCTGATGCTATCGCTGGGGGTGGTGACGGGGGTGAATCTCTGGTTCCAACGGCAGCCCCTGCAAAGGAACCCGTCCCGAAGGTTCTCTCTACGGGTTGTGGCGGAACCCTCGACACCTGCCCGCAGGGATCCGGATTCTCTGGCTCCGTGCCTCTGGGTGGATATCCACAAAAGGCTGCCCCACTTCGAATTGCGGGCCCATCTGACCAGCCAAGGCCAACCCTTGGGCCTGTTAGGGGCCTCTGGCTCCGGTAAAAGTCTGCTGTTGCGCTGCATTGCTGGCATTGAAACCCCTGATGCTGGGCGCATCCTACTTAACAACCGGGTGTTGTTCGATGCTGACCGAGGGATCCGGCTGCCCAGTGCCCAGCGACGGGTAGGGGTCATCTTCCAAAACTATGCCCTGTTTCCCCATCTCACGGTCGGGCAGAATATTGCCTTTGGGATCCCTGCTGGGTTGAGCGAGGCAGACAAACAGGAGCGGATCCAGACTCAGCTCAAGTCCATCCAGCTCAAAGGGTGGGAAAACCGTTACCCCAGCCAGCTATCGGGGGGACAACAACAGCGGGTGGCTCTGGCCCGCGCCCTTGCTTCCGATCCGGAGATTTTGCTGCTGGATGAGCCTTTTTCAGCGTTGGATACCCATCTGCGTAGCCATCTCGAACACCAGATGAGCGATCTGTTGGCCAACTACAAGGGGGTGACGATTTTGGTCACCCACAATATGGAGGAAGCCTTTCGGCTGTGCGGGGAGCTGGCGGTGCTAGAACAGGGACAGATTGTGGCCCAAGCCGATAAGCGGCGCTTGTTTGAGGCTCCCCCCTGTCTCAGCGTCGCTCAACTAACCGGATGCAAAAATATCTCGTCAGCGCGGCCCCTCGGCCCCCAACGCATGGCGGCTTTGGATTGGGGCTGTGAGCTACAGGTACCGGGATCCTCGTCAGGAGCGCATATCGCCATTCGTGCCCATCACCTCGCCTTGAAGCGGGATGGATCTCTTCCCAATACCTTTCCGGCCTGGTTGGTGAAATGGAGTGAAATCCCCCACCGCTTTACCCTCTTTTTCAAGCTCAACAGCCCGCCCTCTCATAGCCAGGACTATCACCTGCAAGCAGAAGTCTTGCGAGAGCATTGGCAGGAGATGCAAACTTGGGGCTCCCCGTGGTGGCTCCAGTTGGATCCGCAGAAGTTAATAGTCTTTTGA
- a CDS encoding glucose-6-phosphate isomerase codes for MDSAQIWHRYCDWLYYHPGLEFYLDISRIRFTPEQAGALQPRFAQAFAAMRALEAGAIANPDENRQVGHYWLRAPELAPTAELTQAIQGCIEQIETFTEKIHHGMIPATGGGRFTELLCVGIGGSALGPQFVAEALAPQQPPLNIHFIDNTDPDGIDRVLARLVGKLGQTLVIITSKSGGTPEPRNGLVEVEQAYRKAGIPFAAHTVAITSPGSKLEAQARQGGWLEVFPIFDWVGGRTSETSAVGLLPAALQGIDIRALLTGAATMDEATRVPEVKQNPAALLALAWYIAGQGQGRKDMVVLPYKDRLLLFSRYLQQLVMESLGKSHDLKGNRVEQGIAVYGNKGSTDQHAYVQQLRDGINNFFVTFIEVLQDRDEGIPSPFVEPQVTSGDYLSGLLQGTRQALYENGRDSITVTIPRVDARSVGGLIALYERAVGLYASLININAYHQPGVEAGKKAASAVLELQRQVIEVVRIHAGSLTLVQLAEKVGSQERIETLYFILRHLHANGREIQLIGDPARPLELEIQVRPA; via the coding sequence ATGGACAGCGCCCAAATCTGGCACCGCTACTGTGACTGGCTCTACTACCACCCTGGCCTAGAGTTTTATTTGGATATCAGTCGGATTCGCTTTACTCCGGAGCAAGCGGGAGCCCTGCAACCTCGTTTTGCTCAGGCTTTTGCGGCCATGCGGGCTTTAGAAGCGGGGGCAATCGCCAACCCGGATGAAAATCGGCAGGTGGGCCACTACTGGCTACGGGCTCCTGAGCTGGCCCCAACGGCTGAACTCACCCAAGCTATTCAGGGTTGCATCGAGCAGATCGAAACTTTTACCGAAAAGATCCATCACGGCATGATTCCAGCCACGGGTGGGGGGCGTTTTACGGAGCTGTTGTGTGTTGGTATTGGTGGATCCGCTCTGGGGCCGCAATTTGTAGCGGAGGCTTTGGCTCCCCAGCAGCCTCCCCTCAATATTCACTTTATTGACAATACGGATCCCGATGGTATCGACCGCGTTCTGGCCCGGCTGGTGGGCAAGCTCGGGCAAACTTTGGTGATCATCACCTCCAAATCCGGCGGCACACCTGAACCTCGCAATGGTTTGGTGGAGGTGGAGCAAGCCTACCGAAAGGCCGGGATCCCTTTTGCTGCGCATACTGTAGCCATTACCAGCCCCGGTAGCAAGCTGGAAGCCCAGGCACGACAAGGGGGATGGCTGGAGGTTTTCCCCATCTTCGACTGGGTGGGGGGGCGCACCTCCGAAACATCGGCAGTGGGGCTATTACCAGCAGCATTGCAAGGGATTGATATTCGCGCCCTCTTAACGGGAGCAGCCACCATGGACGAGGCCACCCGGGTGCCGGAGGTGAAACAGAATCCTGCCGCTCTGTTGGCTTTGGCTTGGTACATTGCCGGTCAGGGGCAGGGGCGCAAAGATATGGTGGTCTTGCCCTACAAAGATCGCCTGTTGCTGTTTAGCCGTTATTTGCAGCAGTTGGTGATGGAGTCCTTGGGCAAGTCCCATGATTTGAAGGGTAACCGCGTTGAGCAGGGCATCGCCGTCTACGGCAACAAGGGCAGCACCGACCAACATGCCTACGTGCAGCAGCTGCGGGATGGCATCAACAACTTCTTCGTCACCTTCATCGAGGTTCTCCAGGATCGCGATGAAGGGATCCCTTCGCCGTTTGTGGAGCCACAGGTGACCAGTGGCGATTACCTGAGTGGTTTATTGCAGGGGACTCGCCAAGCCCTTTACGAGAATGGCCGTGACTCGATTACTGTCACCATTCCGCGGGTGGATGCTCGCTCGGTAGGGGGGTTGATCGCACTGTACGAGCGGGCAGTTGGCCTTTATGCCTCTTTGATCAACATCAATGCCTACCATCAACCAGGGGTGGAGGCGGGTAAAAAAGCGGCCAGCGCGGTGCTGGAACTCCAGCGACAGGTCATTGAGGTGGTGCGGATTCATGCCGGATCCCTGACTTTGGTGCAGTTGGCAGAAAAAGTGGGATCCCAGGAGCGCATCGAAACCCTCTATTTCATCCTGCGGCACCTACATGCCAACGGGCGTGAGATTCAATTGATTGGGGATCCCGCCCGCCCGCTGGAGCTGGAAATTCAGGTGCGGCCCGCCTAA
- a CDS encoding glucose-6-phosphate dehydrogenase assembly protein OpcA, whose translation MDQSAAVLPLQAPKDVSIEDIEQELNKIWSSKGDSVAARAATFTLVVYESLDDALLLPSPTVEAIATQNPCRVIDLRSKREGSADDTIESQVAAYCPVTREQRSSLVCCEYITLKAPESAFVRACSTVASLLIPSLPTFLWWQGDLDLNSLLFQKLVSLSNRVIVDSRGFVNPEEDLGEMHLLTTEGRQCGDLNWKRLSSWQELTAQAFDPPDRRESLQSVDRVTLDYKAGNPCQAFLFLGWLASRLGWTPAERVQTQEHDYLIDRIRFQTQAGGEVMAELAAVPLASEMTQPGDLIGMRLTSSDIHADACTVLCSETTGCMRMEAMGGAQSCVIRQVAPIEHDNLDTLLAAELQRLGADHLYEETLVVVDQILKLKH comes from the coding sequence ATGGATCAATCCGCCGCTGTCCTGCCGCTACAAGCCCCTAAAGATGTCTCCATCGAAGATATCGAGCAGGAACTGAATAAGATCTGGTCTTCTAAAGGAGATAGTGTTGCTGCTCGTGCTGCCACCTTTACTCTGGTGGTGTACGAATCCTTAGACGATGCGCTGCTGTTGCCCTCTCCCACCGTGGAGGCGATTGCCACCCAAAACCCCTGCCGAGTTATTGATTTGCGTTCCAAACGAGAGGGATCCGCAGATGACACCATCGAATCGCAAGTGGCGGCCTATTGCCCGGTTACCCGCGAACAGCGCAGCTCTTTGGTGTGTTGCGAATACATCACTCTGAAAGCGCCGGAATCGGCCTTTGTGCGGGCCTGTAGTACGGTTGCCTCACTGTTGATCCCCAGTTTGCCGACGTTTCTGTGGTGGCAAGGGGATCTGGATTTGAATAGCCTGCTGTTTCAAAAATTAGTTTCCCTGAGCAACCGTGTCATCGTCGATTCGCGGGGCTTCGTCAACCCGGAAGAGGACTTAGGGGAAATGCACCTGCTCACCACCGAAGGCCGCCAGTGTGGCGATTTGAATTGGAAGCGTCTCAGCTCTTGGCAGGAACTCACCGCCCAAGCCTTCGACCCTCCGGATCGGCGGGAATCCTTACAATCGGTGGATCGGGTAACCCTCGACTACAAAGCGGGCAATCCCTGTCAAGCTTTCCTTTTCCTGGGCTGGTTGGCCAGTCGCCTCGGGTGGACTCCCGCAGAACGGGTGCAAACCCAAGAACACGATTATCTAATCGACCGCATTCGCTTCCAGACCCAGGCCGGTGGCGAGGTGATGGCGGAACTGGCGGCGGTGCCCTTGGCTTCAGAAATGACTCAGCCGGGCGATCTGATCGGGATGCGCCTCACTTCTTCTGATATTCATGCAGATGCCTGTACGGTGCTGTGTTCGGAAACCACAGGGTGTATGCGGATGGAGGCTATGGGTGGAGCCCAGAGCTGCGTCATTCGCCAGGTAGCCCCAATTGAGCACGATAATCTTGATACGCTCTTGGCAGCTGAGTTACAGCGGCTTGGTGCCGACCACCTCTACGAAGAAACGCTGGTGGTGGTGGATCAGATCCTGAAGTTGAAGCATTGA
- the psb35 gene encoding photosystem II assembly protein Psb35, whose amino-acid sequence MMTDNPLLLYVGVMVAGLVAAVAVGSMAFFNSKRPAGWEGAGRPQYVPQYGQDSETPPEWEVGWTEKAERWNGRLAMLGFVISIAVEALVGHSVFAAALGLR is encoded by the coding sequence ATGATGACTGACAATCCCCTGCTTCTCTACGTTGGTGTGATGGTGGCCGGACTGGTGGCTGCCGTCGCGGTTGGGTCGATGGCCTTCTTCAATTCCAAGCGCCCCGCCGGTTGGGAAGGTGCCGGTCGCCCACAGTACGTGCCGCAGTATGGCCAGGACAGCGAAACCCCGCCCGAGTGGGAAGTTGGCTGGACCGAAAAGGCGGAACGCTGGAACGGACGTTTGGCGATGTTGGGGTTTGTCATCAGCATTGCGGTGGAAGCCCTCGTTGGCCACAGCGTGTTTGCCGCTGCACTGGGGTTGCGTTGA
- a CDS encoding SufS family cysteine desulfurase: MAVSPLSPPKADVADLATQVRSDFPILQRQVHGHPLIYFDNAATSQKPLAVLQAMEHYYQHCNANVHRGVHTLSNEATDAYEGAREKIARFLNAPSPQQIIYTRNASEAINLVAYSWGLSSLSPGDEIILSVMEHHSNLIPWQLVAQKTGAVLKFIQLTPEGELDLEHYQSLLSDRTRLVAVVQVSNMLGSLNPVQEVIGWAHRYGAKVLLDACQSVPHLPVDVQALNCDWLAFSGHKMCGPTGIGVLYGKRNLLRAMPPFLGGGEMIADVYLDHATYADIPHKFEAGTPAIAQAVGLGAAVDYLSEIGLERVHAHEQRLIARLLEGIQRIPGITVYGPTDLTRRAGLVSFSAEAIHPHDLSTLLDDHGIAIRAGHHCTQPLHRYLRVQSTARASVYFYNTAAEVDRFLEVLAEAVEFFSVALS; this comes from the coding sequence ATGGCCGTATCTCCTCTTTCTCCTCCCAAGGCTGATGTTGCTGACCTGGCTACCCAAGTGCGGTCAGATTTTCCGATTTTGCAGCGCCAAGTACACGGCCATCCGCTGATCTACTTCGACAACGCAGCTACCTCCCAAAAGCCCCTCGCAGTTTTGCAAGCAATGGAGCACTACTACCAGCATTGCAATGCCAATGTGCATCGCGGGGTACATACCCTCAGTAATGAAGCCACCGATGCCTATGAAGGGGCACGGGAAAAGATTGCCCGTTTTTTGAATGCTCCTTCCCCACAGCAAATTATTTACACTCGTAATGCCAGCGAAGCTATCAACTTGGTGGCCTACAGTTGGGGCTTGAGTAGTCTCAGCCCTGGGGATGAGATCATCCTCTCGGTGATGGAGCACCATAGCAATTTAATCCCGTGGCAGTTGGTGGCCCAAAAAACCGGGGCCGTGCTCAAGTTTATTCAGCTTACTCCTGAGGGGGAGTTAGATCTGGAGCACTACCAGTCTTTGCTCAGTGATCGCACCCGTCTGGTGGCGGTGGTTCAGGTCTCGAATATGCTGGGATCCCTAAACCCGGTGCAAGAGGTAATTGGGTGGGCCCATCGCTACGGAGCCAAGGTGCTGCTGGATGCCTGTCAGAGCGTGCCTCATTTGCCGGTGGATGTACAGGCGTTGAACTGCGACTGGTTAGCCTTTTCTGGGCATAAAATGTGTGGCCCCACCGGGATTGGCGTGCTCTATGGCAAGCGGAATCTGTTGCGGGCAATGCCGCCCTTTTTGGGTGGAGGGGAGATGATCGCCGATGTGTATCTGGATCACGCCACCTATGCCGATATCCCCCACAAGTTTGAGGCCGGTACTCCGGCGATTGCTCAGGCTGTGGGGTTGGGCGCGGCAGTTGATTATTTGAGCGAGATTGGCTTAGAGCGTGTTCATGCCCATGAGCAAAGATTAATCGCCCGCCTGCTCGAAGGGATCCAGCGCATACCAGGGATTACGGTCTATGGCCCCACCGATCTAACGCGACGGGCGGGTTTGGTCAGTTTTTCAGCCGAGGCGATTCACCCTCACGATTTGTCCACTTTGTTAGATGACCACGGCATCGCCATCCGGGCCGGACACCACTGCACACAACCCCTGCATCGCTATTTGCGGGTGCAATCAACGGCACGGGCCAGCGTTTACTTCTACAACACGGCAGCGGAGGTGGATCGCTTCCTAGAGGTGTTGGCGGAGGCGGTGGAGTTCTTTAGCGTGGCTTTAAGTTGA
- a CDS encoding acylphosphatase yields MSGKVRVHVWVRGRVQGVGFRAYTEAMARNAGVQGWVRNLRDGRVEAVFEGSPAAVETMVAWCGQGSPGSRVESVERYSEPAEDLVGFQIRPTF; encoded by the coding sequence ATGAGTGGCAAGGTACGTGTTCACGTCTGGGTGCGGGGACGGGTACAGGGGGTAGGGTTCCGTGCCTACACTGAGGCGATGGCCCGCAATGCAGGAGTGCAGGGGTGGGTGCGTAATTTGCGGGATGGGCGAGTAGAGGCAGTTTTTGAGGGATCCCCTGCTGCGGTGGAGACGATGGTAGCCTGGTGTGGGCAGGGTAGTCCTGGTTCTAGAGTGGAGTCTGTAGAGCGATATTCGGAACCCGCTGAGGATCTGGTAGGCTTCCAGATTCGTCCTACATTTTGA
- a CDS encoding CoA-acylating methylmalonate-semialdehyde dehydrogenase — MAKFLHHFIAGQPVVGQSGRYGDVFNPATGEVMARVPFASEAETMRAIEVAAAAFPHWAGIPAQRRARVLFRFKTLLEENLDALAECITSEHGKTLADARAATQRGLEVVEFACGIPHLLKGEFSEQVGTGVDCYSLRQPLGVCVGITPFNFPAMVPMWMFPIALACGNGFVLKPSEKDPSAALLLAELLQQSGLPDGVFNVVNGDKEAVDTLLTHPEVKAISFVGSTPVARYVYSTASAYGKRVQALGGAKNHLVILPDADLEMAVKGLISAAYGSAGERCMAISVAVVVGSIAEPLLEKLIPEIQALKIGPGTDPDVEMGPLVTAAHRERVLNYIQIGEQEGAKLRVDGRDIQVPGYEKGFFLGGCLFDEVTPDMRIYQEEIFGPVLCVVRVPNLDSAIHLINAHPFGNGVAIFTRSGEAARRFTHHIQVGMVGVNVPIPVPMAFHSFGGWKDSLLGSLHVHGPEGVRFYTRLKTVTSRWPTDSASTGLAMPLLS; from the coding sequence ATGGCCAAGTTTTTGCATCATTTCATCGCGGGTCAGCCTGTGGTTGGTCAAAGTGGACGTTATGGGGATGTGTTTAATCCTGCCACAGGGGAGGTGATGGCACGGGTACCTTTTGCCTCTGAAGCTGAGACAATGAGGGCTATTGAGGTGGCGGCGGCAGCTTTTCCCCATTGGGCAGGGATCCCTGCACAGCGGCGGGCCAGGGTTTTGTTTCGCTTCAAAACCTTGCTGGAAGAAAACTTAGATGCTTTGGCTGAGTGCATCACTTCAGAGCATGGCAAAACACTTGCAGACGCACGGGCCGCTACCCAGCGAGGACTGGAGGTGGTGGAGTTTGCCTGCGGGATCCCCCATTTATTGAAGGGGGAATTTTCTGAGCAGGTGGGCACAGGGGTAGATTGTTACTCTCTACGACAGCCGTTAGGGGTTTGTGTAGGGATCACGCCCTTTAACTTTCCGGCAATGGTGCCGATGTGGATGTTTCCGATAGCGCTGGCCTGCGGTAATGGGTTTGTGCTGAAGCCTTCAGAAAAGGATCCCTCGGCGGCATTATTGTTGGCAGAGTTGTTACAACAGTCGGGCTTGCCGGATGGGGTGTTCAACGTAGTGAATGGGGATAAAGAAGCGGTGGATACGTTGCTGACTCACCCAGAGGTGAAGGCCATCAGTTTTGTCGGTTCTACCCCGGTAGCACGTTATGTCTACAGCACCGCCTCGGCCTATGGCAAACGGGTACAGGCTCTGGGGGGCGCTAAAAATCACCTGGTCATCCTGCCGGATGCGGATTTGGAGATGGCGGTTAAGGGGTTGATCAGTGCCGCTTATGGTTCTGCCGGGGAGCGCTGCATGGCTATTTCGGTAGCAGTGGTGGTGGGATCCATTGCCGAACCCCTATTGGAAAAGTTGATCCCAGAGATTCAAGCTCTGAAGATAGGCCCAGGTACTGACCCGGATGTAGAAATGGGGCCTTTGGTGACAGCAGCCCACCGAGAAAGAGTGTTGAACTATATCCAAATTGGGGAGCAAGAAGGAGCGAAATTACGGGTAGATGGGCGTGATATTCAAGTCCCAGGATATGAAAAGGGGTTCTTTTTGGGAGGGTGCCTTTTCGATGAGGTCACCCCCGATATGCGCATTTATCAGGAAGAGATTTTCGGGCCAGTTTTGTGTGTGGTACGGGTGCCAAATTTGGATAGCGCTATCCACCTCATCAATGCTCATCCATTTGGCAATGGAGTAGCTATCTTTACCCGCAGTGGCGAAGCTGCACGTCGATTTACCCATCACATTCAGGTGGGTATGGTTGGGGTCAATGTGCCGATCCCGGTACCGATGGCTTTTCACAGTTTTGGTGGCTGGAAAGATTCGTTACTGGGATCCCTGCATGTGCATGGGCCCGAGGGAGTCCGATTCTACACACGGTTAAAAACAGTGACCAGCCGTTGGCCAACAGATTCTGCTTCTACAGGATTGGCGATGCCCCTCTTATCGTAG
- a CDS encoding CCA tRNA nucleotidyltransferase translates to MTEPLQTELLLAEIRSLLPFPWTWLPEQAYWVGGSLRDACLGQMQISKKGSETGFLPEEDQSVDLDLVLNADSQGGAHHPVEWAAGVARRLGAGFVVLDAERQIARIVLPQLTLDVAQQVGSTPESDLWQRDFTCNALALDLHRGQLLDPTGGQRDIRQGRIRMVRPENLSADPVRLLRAYRQAAQLGFGLDLSTQEAIRERAHLLVDVAAERVRSEVVALLEAGIPGLDYLRAAVAVGLLGYWLPKLQPESEGLLQARRVWQWARQWKGQYPRTLAELAQPLADRRSRLLVVVLAALLWDPSIPADLPVEGGQNPAFKAIEAELEKLRFSRAELRTVQRLHHLLPQFHALLTGSPTPVELWRLYQQAGSLFGGLALLAVATGGDGQKLEPWLTRYEDPGDPLAHLVPLLDGSEVLHSLGAKPGPWVGQLLQALQEAQARGQVQTRAEALTFAHKWKKNSN, encoded by the coding sequence ATGACCGAACCCCTGCAAACAGAGTTGCTACTGGCGGAAATTCGCAGTCTTTTGCCCTTTCCCTGGACATGGCTGCCGGAGCAGGCCTATTGGGTAGGGGGATCCCTGCGGGATGCTTGCCTGGGCCAGATGCAGATCTCTAAAAAAGGTTCTGAAACAGGATTCCTGCCTGAAGAGGATCAGTCGGTTGACCTGGATTTGGTGCTCAACGCTGATTCACAAGGTGGGGCGCACCATCCGGTGGAGTGGGCGGCGGGGGTGGCGCGGCGGTTGGGGGCGGGGTTTGTGGTGCTGGATGCAGAACGACAAATTGCCCGCATCGTGTTGCCGCAACTGACGCTAGATGTAGCACAGCAAGTGGGTTCGACCCCGGAATCCGATCTGTGGCAGCGGGATTTCACCTGCAACGCGCTGGCTTTGGATCTGCATAGGGGGCAGCTTCTGGATCCTACAGGCGGGCAGAGGGATATTCGCCAAGGCCGAATTCGCATGGTGCGCCCGGAAAATCTCAGTGCCGATCCGGTGCGGTTGTTGCGGGCTTACCGACAGGCGGCCCAACTGGGGTTTGGGCTGGATCTGAGTACCCAAGAGGCGATTCGGGAACGGGCCCACCTTCTGGTGGATGTGGCGGCAGAACGGGTGCGCTCAGAGGTGGTGGCCCTGCTGGAGGCCGGGATCCCCGGTTTGGATTACCTGCGGGCGGCTGTGGCAGTGGGGTTACTCGGCTACTGGTTGCCCAAATTGCAGCCTGAGAGTGAGGGGTTGCTTCAGGCCCGAAGGGTGTGGCAGTGGGCCCGGCAGTGGAAAGGGCAATATCCCCGCACGCTGGCGGAGTTAGCCCAACCCTTGGCGGATCGGCGCTCCCGGCTGTTGGTGGTGGTGTTGGCGGCTCTGTTGTGGGATCCCTCTATTCCGGCGGATCTTCCGGTGGAGGGGGGCCAAAATCCGGCATTTAAGGCCATAGAAGCAGAGCTAGAGAAGCTGCGCTTCAGTCGGGCGGAACTGCGGACGGTGCAAAGGCTACACCATCTCCTGCCCCAGTTCCATGCTTTGCTCACGGGATCCCCTACCCCCGTAGAACTCTGGCGGCTCTATCAACAGGCGGGATCCCTGTTTGGCGGCTTGGCCCTGTTGGCTGTGGCAACGGGAGGCGATGGGCAAAAATTGGAACCCTGGCTCACTCGCTATGAAGACCCAGGGGATCCCTTGGCCCATCTGGTGCCTTTGCTGGATGGCAGCGAGGTGTTGCACAGTTTGGGGGCCAAACCTGGCCCTTGGGTAGGCCAACTCCTACAAGCTCTGCAAGAGGCCCAAGCCCGTGGCCAGGTTCAAACCCGTGCCGAGGCCCTTACGTTTGCTCACAAGTGGAAAAAGAATTCAAATTAA